In Sphingobacterium zeae, one genomic interval encodes:
- a CDS encoding PG1828 family lipoprotein, which translates to MKNALKFGFLGLALTVAFASCNNSEKKAEGSADSASALVDSAANTLDSAANHVDSAAVKVDSAAAKVDSAATKK; encoded by the coding sequence ATGAAAAACGCATTAAAATTCGGTTTCTTAGGTTTAGCTTTAACTGTAGCTTTTGCATCTTGTAACAATTCAGAGAAAAAAGCTGAAGGTTCTGCAGATTCAGCTTCTGCTTTAGTTGATTCAGCTGCTAACACTTTAGATTCAGCTGCTAACCACGTAGATTCAGCTGCTGTTAAAGTTGATTCTGCTGCTGCTAAAGTTGATTCAGCTGCTACTAAAAAATAA
- a CDS encoding acyl-CoA dehydrogenase family protein, translating into MFDKVKNIMDLAKSIDFGKLEEISKKVDLGAVMDAVSKMDDKQLHGLMKMLNAGKQKRELPPINGDFYAMDSKLNDTDRALQLKVREFMETEVKPIVNKYWLRDEFPFEIVPKLAALNICGYTYNGYGCMGGSSLMEGIIAAEIARVDASVATFFGVQSGLAMGSIYLCGSEEQKQEWLPKMQQMQVIGAFGLTEPEVGSGAAGGLTTTCRKTTEGWILNGQKKWIGNSTFSDITIIWARDLEDGEVKGFIVRKDNPGFSVEKIKDKMALRIVQNGLITLNHCIIPESDRLQKADSFKDTGKVLQMTRAGVAWMAVGCARGAYENALDYTRKRKQFGKPIASFQLIQNHLVEMLSNLTAMQTLVFRLSELQDKGELRDEHASLAKVFCSLRTRDIVSKAREVMGGNGILLEYNVARFLADAEAIYSYEGTKEINSLIVGRSITGFSAFV; encoded by the coding sequence ATGTTTGATAAAGTAAAGAATATAATGGATTTGGCAAAATCAATAGACTTTGGCAAATTGGAAGAAATATCGAAAAAAGTGGATTTGGGCGCAGTAATGGATGCTGTATCAAAAATGGATGATAAGCAGCTTCATGGTTTGATGAAAATGCTGAATGCTGGAAAGCAAAAGCGAGAATTGCCTCCTATCAATGGTGATTTCTATGCGATGGACAGTAAATTAAACGATACTGACCGCGCTTTACAATTGAAGGTGAGAGAATTTATGGAGACCGAAGTCAAACCAATAGTCAATAAATATTGGTTGAGAGATGAATTTCCTTTTGAAATCGTACCCAAACTTGCGGCTTTAAATATTTGTGGCTATACATACAATGGATATGGATGTATGGGCGGAAGTTCCTTGATGGAAGGAATTATAGCGGCTGAGATAGCACGTGTGGATGCTTCAGTAGCAACTTTCTTTGGCGTACAAAGTGGTTTGGCAATGGGGTCAATCTATCTTTGCGGATCTGAAGAACAAAAGCAAGAGTGGTTGCCCAAGATGCAACAGATGCAGGTGATAGGTGCGTTTGGATTAACAGAACCTGAAGTGGGCTCGGGAGCTGCAGGCGGACTGACGACAACTTGTAGAAAAACAACAGAAGGTTGGATTTTGAATGGTCAGAAAAAATGGATCGGAAATTCTACTTTTTCCGATATTACAATTATATGGGCTAGGGATCTCGAGGATGGAGAAGTCAAAGGTTTTATTGTAAGGAAGGATAACCCAGGTTTTTCTGTCGAAAAGATCAAAGATAAGATGGCATTGCGTATTGTGCAGAATGGCCTCATTACTTTAAATCATTGTATCATTCCTGAAAGTGACCGTTTACAAAAGGCAGACTCCTTTAAAGATACAGGTAAGGTTCTTCAGATGACGCGGGCCGGGGTCGCCTGGATGGCTGTGGGCTGTGCTAGAGGAGCCTATGAAAATGCATTGGATTATACCCGAAAAAGGAAGCAGTTTGGTAAGCCAATCGCCTCTTTTCAGCTTATTCAGAATCACCTGGTTGAAATGTTGTCCAATTTGACCGCTATGCAAACGCTAGTCTTTAGGCTATCTGAACTTCAGGATAAAGGTGAGCTAAGAGATGAACATGCTTCGCTGGCAAAAGTGTTCTGCTCTTTGCGTACGAGAGATATTGTTTCCAAAGCCCGTGAAGTGATGGGGGGCAATGGCATTTTGTTAGAGTATAATGTCGCGCGATTTCTGGCGGATGCAGAAGCAATTTATTCCTATGAGGGTACAAAGGAGATTAATTCCCTCATTGTTGGTCGAAGTATAACTGGATTTAGTGCTTTCGTGTAG
- a CDS encoding META domain-containing protein — protein sequence MIQDDKQQLSGTWELDYISGARIAFDGLYPDRKPTMIFDAVSRKVNGNSSCNNYNMTFKTNGNSINFGPIMSTKMACEGNGEATFFSTLEKVNTYSISENTLTFIMGDIAMMRFKRK from the coding sequence TTGATCCAGGACGACAAGCAGCAGCTTTCTGGAACTTGGGAGCTTGATTATATATCGGGCGCACGCATTGCTTTCGATGGTCTATATCCCGACCGTAAACCAACAATGATATTTGACGCGGTCAGCAGAAAGGTAAATGGCAATAGTAGCTGTAACAACTATAATATGACGTTTAAAACCAATGGTAATAGTATTAATTTCGGCCCAATTATGTCAACAAAAATGGCTTGCGAAGGGAATGGCGAAGCAACTTTTTTCTCTACCTTAGAAAAGGTGAACACATACAGTATCAGCGAGAATACCCTAACATTTATCATGGGCGATATCGCCATGATGCGGTTTAAACGCAAATAG
- a CDS encoding META domain-containing protein yields MNFKNFAILAILSIGLGSCSVVNKKSTDQSENSSTSAVVGKKWQLIEINGQAVADQINGKMPYLQLEEKRYSASGGCNGIGGDLVISKNGKIKFAQGMSTMMACPDMSIEQALSKNLIAADNYTVNNGILSLNKAKMAPLANLS; encoded by the coding sequence ATGAACTTTAAAAACTTCGCAATATTGGCCATCTTAAGTATTGGTCTTGGTAGTTGTTCTGTCGTCAACAAGAAGTCGACTGATCAAAGTGAAAACAGTTCGACATCAGCTGTCGTTGGAAAAAAGTGGCAATTAATTGAAATCAATGGTCAGGCCGTAGCGGATCAAATCAACGGTAAAATGCCCTACCTGCAACTGGAAGAAAAACGCTACAGTGCAAGTGGGGGCTGCAATGGTATCGGAGGAGATTTGGTAATATCAAAAAATGGAAAAATTAAATTTGCTCAGGGAATGTCAACTATGATGGCCTGTCCGGATATGTCTATCGAACAAGCGCTGTCAAAAAACTTGATCGCTGCAGATAATTACACTGTCAACAATGGTATTCTTAGTCTGAACAAAGCTAAAATGGCTCCATTGGCAAATTTAAGTTGA
- the yidC gene encoding membrane protein insertase YidC: MDRNTLIGLVLMFAIITGSFYLMKPSESEIKQEQARQEAKARAEKGLPAESDSTAKAKTAQTAVIADSAELRKPFGATKFGTEKVITIENEKIIAKISTKGGKVKSVELKGEKNFNGKPLMLFEGEDNKFGFLFNAAGQNVATNDLYFNTESSDIQISGEGKQSVKFRLNYNDDQYIEYIYSIAGKGYNVALDIHTKGIQNLVPQSQKTLTLNWNTTLRQKEQNIESERQKSTLYYKEDNKVDHLSESKDADEALEKKVEWIAFKQHYFSSILNAKDGFVNAKVDVKHATESDVIKFYNTNAELAFDNHKDNSYSLNFFFGPNQYNVLKAEGNDYQSIINMGWGPMRWINQWITVPVFNFLDGFHMSYGIVILLLTLMLKLILSPMTYKSYVSMAKMRVLKPQLDEIKAKVGEDNQMLMQQEQMKLYKQVGVNPLGGCLPLVLQMPFTIAFFYFFPNLFELRGQSFLFMKDMSTYDTLFTFAPIFGSFNHISLMCILMTLTTLLTTWYNNATSGATGQMKYMGYIMPLIFFFVLNSFPAGLNYYYFLSALFTFLTQLVIRTMVNDEKILAKLEENKKNPKAEKKSSFQAKMEEMMRAQQQAQQNKNK, translated from the coding sequence ATGGATAGAAATACCCTAATTGGTTTGGTCCTGATGTTTGCTATCATCACTGGTTCATTTTACCTGATGAAGCCTTCAGAATCAGAAATCAAACAAGAACAAGCGCGACAAGAGGCTAAAGCGCGTGCAGAAAAAGGACTTCCTGCTGAAAGTGACTCTACCGCGAAAGCCAAAACAGCACAAACAGCAGTGATTGCTGATTCGGCGGAACTGAGAAAGCCTTTTGGTGCCACAAAATTTGGAACCGAAAAAGTCATCACGATTGAAAATGAGAAAATCATTGCCAAGATCAGCACGAAAGGCGGCAAAGTTAAATCTGTCGAACTAAAAGGTGAAAAGAATTTCAATGGAAAACCGTTGATGCTTTTTGAAGGTGAGGACAATAAATTTGGTTTTCTGTTTAATGCAGCGGGTCAAAACGTGGCAACAAACGATTTGTACTTCAATACAGAATCTTCGGATATTCAAATTTCTGGTGAAGGAAAACAATCGGTAAAATTCAGACTAAATTACAATGACGACCAATACATTGAATATATATACTCTATTGCCGGCAAAGGTTATAATGTAGCGCTGGACATCCATACAAAAGGGATACAGAATTTAGTTCCACAAAGTCAAAAAACGTTGACCCTTAACTGGAATACCACGTTAAGACAGAAGGAACAAAATATAGAGTCTGAAAGACAAAAATCTACTCTTTACTATAAAGAAGACAATAAGGTAGATCATCTTTCAGAATCAAAAGACGCTGATGAAGCATTGGAGAAAAAAGTGGAATGGATTGCTTTTAAGCAACATTACTTTTCTAGTATCTTGAACGCCAAAGATGGTTTTGTGAATGCTAAAGTGGATGTAAAACATGCGACTGAATCGGATGTCATCAAGTTTTACAATACGAACGCGGAATTAGCATTTGATAACCATAAGGACAATAGCTATTCGTTGAACTTCTTCTTTGGTCCCAACCAATACAATGTGCTGAAAGCGGAGGGTAATGATTATCAATCGATCATCAATATGGGCTGGGGCCCTATGCGTTGGATCAACCAATGGATTACGGTACCGGTATTCAACTTCCTGGATGGTTTCCATATGAGCTACGGTATCGTTATACTCTTATTGACACTGATGTTGAAATTGATCCTTTCGCCAATGACCTACAAATCTTATGTTTCTATGGCCAAAATGCGCGTATTAAAACCGCAGCTGGACGAGATCAAAGCAAAAGTCGGCGAAGACAACCAAATGTTGATGCAACAGGAGCAAATGAAATTGTACAAACAGGTCGGTGTCAATCCTCTTGGTGGATGCCTTCCCCTCGTATTACAAATGCCTTTTACAATTGCATTCTTCTATTTCTTCCCAAATTTGTTTGAATTGAGAGGACAGAGTTTCTTGTTTATGAAGGACATGTCAACCTATGATACATTATTCACATTTGCTCCCATCTTTGGATCGTTTAACCACATTTCTTTGATGTGTATCTTGATGACGTTAACAACGTTGTTGACCACTTGGTATAACAATGCTACATCAGGCGCTACAGGTCAAATGAAATACATGGGCTATATCATGCCGTTGATTTTCTTCTTTGTGTTGAACAGCTTCCCTGCTGGTTTGAATTACTATTACTTCTTGAGTGCTTTATTTACATTCTTGACGCAATTGGTAATCCGCACCATGGTGAACGATGAGAAAATACTAGCTAAATTGGAGGAGAACAAAAAGAATCCAAAAGCAGAAAAAAAATCAAGTTTCCAGGCTAAAATGGAAGAAATGATGCGTGCTCAACAGCAGGCACAACAAAATAAAAATAAATAG
- a CDS encoding CTP synthase, translated as MTKYIFVTGGVTSSLGKGIIAASLAKLLQARGYKVTIQKFDPYINIDPGTLNPYEHGECYVTEDGAETDLDLGHYERFLNVPTSQANNVTTGRIYQHVIQQEREGAYLGKTVQVIPHITDEIKRRMQLLGESGQYDIVITELGGTVGDIESLPFVEAVRQLRWELGANNSLVIHLTLVPYLAAAGELKTKPTQHSVKTLLEYGVQPDILVCRTEHKLSQEIRKKLAQFCNVNINAVVESIDASTIYDVPLLMLKENLDKTALTKLKLSNKNEPDLDNWKNFLGKLKNPTNEINIALIGKYVELPDAYKSITEGFIHAGATNECKVKVSYIAAESVTKENVAEKLKGMDGVLVAPGFGERGLDGKLNAIQYVRENNIPFFGICLGMQCSVIEFGRNVLGLKDANSFEMDANTTNPVINLMEEQKNITDMGGTMRLGAYDCEIKKGTKAFAIYGKTKISERHRHRYEFNNDYLKQYEAAGMIASGFNPETGLVEIVELKNHPFFVAGQFHPELKSTVANPHPLFVSFVAAALANKKSK; from the coding sequence ATGACTAAATATATTTTTGTTACGGGCGGCGTTACTTCGTCGTTGGGGAAAGGTATTATTGCTGCCTCCCTTGCTAAACTTCTCCAAGCGCGTGGCTATAAAGTTACCATTCAAAAATTTGACCCTTACATTAACATTGATCCAGGAACACTAAATCCATATGAACATGGTGAATGTTATGTGACTGAAGATGGCGCCGAAACTGACCTTGATTTGGGTCATTACGAGCGTTTCTTGAATGTCCCTACCTCACAAGCAAACAATGTCACAACAGGCCGCATCTATCAACACGTTATCCAACAGGAACGTGAAGGTGCATATTTAGGAAAAACCGTTCAAGTCATTCCGCATATCACAGATGAGATAAAACGCAGAATGCAGTTGCTGGGAGAGTCTGGTCAATATGATATTGTGATCACCGAATTAGGTGGTACAGTTGGTGATATTGAGTCTTTACCCTTCGTGGAAGCAGTAAGACAACTCCGTTGGGAATTGGGAGCCAATAATTCGTTGGTTATCCATTTGACTTTGGTTCCATACCTGGCTGCTGCTGGCGAGCTGAAAACAAAACCTACTCAACATTCTGTTAAAACTTTATTGGAATATGGGGTACAACCTGATATCCTGGTTTGTCGCACAGAACATAAATTATCTCAGGAAATCCGTAAAAAATTAGCACAATTCTGTAATGTCAATATCAATGCAGTAGTCGAATCCATCGATGCCTCAACAATTTACGATGTGCCTTTACTGATGCTGAAGGAAAACTTGGATAAAACAGCATTAACAAAACTGAAACTTTCCAACAAAAATGAGCCTGATCTAGACAACTGGAAAAACTTTTTAGGTAAGCTTAAAAACCCGACAAATGAAATTAATATTGCATTGATTGGTAAATATGTTGAACTTCCAGATGCGTATAAATCCATTACCGAAGGGTTTATCCATGCAGGCGCTACAAATGAGTGTAAAGTAAAGGTGAGTTACATTGCCGCCGAAAGTGTTACAAAAGAAAATGTTGCTGAAAAGCTAAAAGGAATGGACGGCGTTTTGGTTGCTCCAGGATTCGGTGAACGTGGTCTGGATGGTAAGTTAAATGCTATCCAATACGTTCGTGAAAATAATATTCCTTTCTTTGGGATCTGTTTAGGGATGCAATGTTCGGTAATTGAATTCGGAAGAAATGTATTGGGACTGAAAGATGCCAACAGTTTTGAGATGGATGCCAACACGACTAATCCGGTTATCAATCTGATGGAGGAGCAAAAAAACATCACCGATATGGGTGGTACCATGCGTTTGGGCGCTTACGATTGTGAAATTAAAAAAGGAACGAAAGCCTTTGCAATCTATGGCAAAACAAAAATTTCTGAAAGACACCGTCACCGTTATGAATTTAACAACGACTATTTGAAGCAATATGAAGCGGCCGGAATGATTGCTTCAGGCTTCAATCCAGAGACTGGATTGGTAGAAATTGTGGAACTGAAAAACCATCCATTTTTCGTTGCCGGACAATTTCATCCAGAATTAAAGTCAACAGTTGCAAATCCTCACCCACTTTTTGTTAGCTTTGTAGCCGCTGCTTTGGCAAACAAGAAATCAAAGTAG
- a CDS encoding carbohydrate-binding family 9-like protein, which produces MRTIAFILIFIIYPNFAFAQRNMKEFLQLQPQPQVYYVQPITDAIIIDGKDSEDSWSKAVWTDSFKDIEGAQKPHPILETKVKMLWDKENLYLFAKLEEPHIKGYLKQKDTIIYHDNDFEVFIKPNLLSPEYIEIEVNALNTVMDLLMTKPYRFGGRANLNWDTKDIESAVYHSGTINNPKDKDEYWTVEMKIPVKSLKYFGEGDQIKANEIWKINFSRVQWLYENTGTTYSKKKDDTGKTLAEENWVWSPIGLVNMHYPERWGHIKFIDSSNQLFIDEQFLSLEKMAWNISYLQQIFRNDKKRYATSILELSKLYPEILSERKKYDIIFSNSNNFYRVEIKSKTKPTLKTTIDSRGNIYF; this is translated from the coding sequence ATGAGAACTATCGCTTTTATCCTTATTTTTATTATCTATCCGAACTTTGCTTTCGCACAGCGGAATATGAAAGAATTTCTTCAACTACAGCCGCAGCCTCAAGTGTATTATGTGCAGCCAATAACAGATGCTATTATTATAGATGGCAAAGACAGTGAAGATTCGTGGTCTAAGGCCGTATGGACAGATTCATTCAAGGATATTGAGGGAGCGCAAAAACCTCATCCCATATTGGAAACAAAAGTCAAGATGCTTTGGGACAAAGAAAACCTATATTTATTTGCTAAGCTTGAAGAGCCTCATATTAAAGGATATTTAAAACAAAAGGACACCATCATTTATCATGACAATGACTTTGAGGTTTTTATTAAACCAAATTTACTATCTCCGGAATATATAGAGATTGAAGTAAATGCTTTAAATACGGTCATGGATCTTTTGATGACTAAACCGTATCGCTTTGGTGGTAGGGCTAATCTAAATTGGGACACAAAAGATATTGAAAGTGCCGTTTATCATTCAGGAACAATCAACAACCCAAAAGATAAAGATGAATATTGGACAGTGGAAATGAAAATACCGGTTAAGAGTCTGAAATACTTTGGCGAAGGAGATCAGATTAAGGCCAATGAGATCTGGAAGATAAATTTCTCCCGCGTTCAATGGCTTTATGAGAATACGGGAACAACTTATAGCAAGAAAAAAGACGATACTGGAAAGACTCTTGCCGAGGAGAACTGGGTATGGTCTCCTATTGGGCTTGTTAATATGCATTATCCTGAACGATGGGGACATATCAAATTTATCGATAGTTCCAATCAGCTATTTATCGATGAGCAATTCTTATCTCTTGAAAAAATGGCCTGGAATATTTCTTATTTACAACAAATCTTTAGAAACGATAAAAAACGCTATGCGACGTCTATTTTGGAATTGAGCAAACTATATCCTGAAATTTTGAGTGAGCGGAAAAAATATGACATCATATTTTCAAATAGTAATAATTTCTATCGTGTTGAAATCAAGTCAAAAACAAAGCCTACATTAAAGACAACTATAGATAGCCGAGGTAATATTTATTTTTAA
- the rplS gene encoding 50S ribosomal protein L19 produces MDLVKFVEEQAVVKNEIPAFKAGDTISVHYKIREGNKERVQVYQGVVIQLNSEGANATFTVRKISNGVGVERIFPVNSPNIEKIVVNSYGKVRRAKLFYLRGLTGKAARIKSKRI; encoded by the coding sequence ATGGATTTAGTAAAATTTGTAGAAGAACAAGCGGTAGTAAAGAATGAAATTCCCGCTTTTAAAGCTGGAGATACCATCAGCGTTCATTATAAAATTCGCGAAGGAAATAAAGAGCGTGTACAGGTGTACCAAGGTGTAGTAATTCAATTAAACAGCGAAGGTGCTAACGCTACTTTTACCGTTCGTAAAATCTCAAACGGTGTAGGTGTTGAACGTATTTTCCCTGTAAACTCACCAAACATTGAAAAAATTGTAGTAAACAGCTACGGTAAAGTTCGTCGCGCGAAATTATTCTATTTACGCGGCCTTACTGGTAAAGCTGCTCGTATTAAATCGAAAAGAATCTAA
- a CDS encoding ISAon1 family transposase, producing MFAENISEQLSIDETSFSNGELYTIISGKSAKGRKGTILATIKGTKAEDIITVLERIPLRSRNKVKEVTMDMAPNMAKAIRRCFRNARRVVDRFHVQKLAYDAVQELRIKYRWEVLDAESKKIMELRKRGIPYEPELLPNGDTLKQLLARSRYLLFQHSSRWSESQKRRAELLFIRFPKLKQAYDLGIALGDIFNKCSDKKVAFTKLGLWHNQVENAGIASFESVARSIAAHHQYILHYFDNRSTNAPAESFNAKLKAFRSVFRGVRDTTFFLYRVMKLYA from the coding sequence TTGTTTGCAGAAAACATCTCCGAACAGCTAAGCATTGATGAGACCAGCTTTAGTAACGGTGAACTTTACACGATCATAAGCGGTAAGTCGGCTAAAGGCCGAAAAGGGACTATTCTGGCAACTATCAAGGGAACAAAGGCCGAAGATATTATCACTGTTCTTGAACGGATTCCCCTGCGCTCAAGGAATAAGGTAAAAGAAGTGACCATGGATATGGCGCCGAACATGGCTAAGGCAATCCGTAGATGTTTCAGGAATGCTAGACGTGTAGTCGATCGCTTCCATGTCCAAAAGCTTGCATATGATGCCGTGCAGGAACTCCGTATCAAATATCGATGGGAAGTCTTGGATGCAGAAAGCAAGAAAATAATGGAATTGCGAAAACGAGGTATTCCATATGAGCCCGAGTTGTTACCTAATGGTGATACGCTCAAACAGCTATTAGCTAGATCGAGATACCTGCTGTTCCAGCATTCAAGCCGATGGTCAGAAAGCCAAAAACGCCGTGCAGAACTGCTGTTTATCAGGTTCCCCAAGTTAAAACAGGCTTATGATCTTGGAATTGCCTTAGGTGATATCTTCAATAAATGCAGCGATAAAAAAGTTGCTTTCACAAAGTTAGGATTGTGGCACAACCAGGTTGAGAACGCGGGTATTGCTTCATTCGAGAGTGTCGCAAGATCCATTGCAGCGCATCATCAATACATTCTCCACTACTTCGACAACAGAAGCACCAATGCACCCGCAGAGTCCTTCAATGCAAAACTCAAAGCTTTCAGGAGCGTATTCCGCGGCGTAAGAGACACCACATTTTTCCTATACAGGGTAATGAAATTGTATGCTTAA
- a CDS encoding ISAon1 family transposase N-terminal region protein, giving the protein MEEAERKLLSLLMPEGLLEYFQILAVDQVDNQLHIYLDELNIAPTGYENSKLESKGFIPSTEISDFPIRGQKVTLHIRRRRWTVLDTGEIITRNWNLVREGARMTTEFGLFLKKIFG; this is encoded by the coding sequence TTGGAAGAAGCGGAACGTAAATTACTGTCTCTATTGATGCCCGAAGGGCTTTTGGAATACTTTCAGATTTTAGCAGTCGATCAGGTTGACAACCAGCTCCACATTTATTTAGATGAGCTTAATATTGCACCGACAGGCTATGAGAACAGCAAGTTGGAGTCAAAGGGCTTCATTCCTTCCACTGAGATTTCAGACTTTCCCATTCGAGGTCAGAAAGTTACGCTACATATCCGCCGCCGTCGATGGACAGTCCTTGATACCGGAGAGATCATCACAAGAAATTGGAACCTAGTACGTGAGGGTGCTCGAATGACTACGGAATTCGGGCTTTTTTTAAAGAAGATATTTGGATAA
- a CDS encoding 2Fe-2S iron-sulfur cluster-binding protein, whose amino-acid sequence MNNETKSNELTNAIADPNQVTVTITLNGKTKHINWNNSMLLLDALLYAGIDVPHSCCRGNCGTCVCKLEEGEVRLKRNFVLSETHVQQGLILTCVAVPVSNRIKINYDVF is encoded by the coding sequence ATGAATAATGAAACTAAGTCTAACGAATTAACAAATGCTATTGCAGACCCCAACCAAGTGACAGTTACTATTACTCTTAACGGAAAAACAAAACATATTAATTGGAATAATAGCATGCTTTTATTAGATGCGCTACTTTACGCTGGAATTGATGTTCCTCACTCTTGCTGTAGAGGAAATTGTGGTACTTGTGTATGCAAATTAGAAGAGGGCGAAGTACGTTTAAAGAGGAATTTTGTCCTTTCCGAAACTCACGTTCAACAAGGTCTAATCTTGACTTGTGTAGCTGTTCCTGTGAGTAATCGAATTAAAATAAACTATGATGTTTTTTAA
- a CDS encoding thioredoxin family protein: MNKVIFYHAGCPVCVSAEKDILKLIPENQVEVIHLGEDKTKIIDAEKKGVQSVPALVLSSGNVLHINFGASIEDLK; the protein is encoded by the coding sequence ATGAACAAAGTCATTTTTTATCATGCAGGTTGTCCCGTTTGTGTAAGTGCAGAAAAGGACATTTTAAAACTTATACCTGAAAATCAGGTGGAGGTTATCCATTTGGGCGAAGACAAAACAAAAATTATTGATGCAGAAAAGAAAGGAGTGCAATCTGTTCCGGCATTGGTATTGTCTAGCGGAAATGTATTGCACATTAACTTTGGTGCTTCTATAGAAGATCTTAAGTAA
- a CDS encoding cupin domain-containing protein, whose translation MSKLEGETEVKKPIYAKQKQFSSKDFHQTFARPTFVKPSHVIHKNVENAGVHDQFSEERKHPVFFVDLPSKNVSMTIGGLLPGQKTHLHRHTYETVLYVIAGKGWTKVEDEIVEWEAGDAVYIPSWAWHQHQNLSETEHAKYIACENAPQLQNLGVALREEEGRDF comes from the coding sequence ATGTCAAAACTAGAAGGAGAAACAGAAGTCAAAAAGCCGATTTACGCGAAGCAAAAACAATTCAGCTCTAAAGATTTCCATCAAACTTTCGCGAGGCCGACATTTGTAAAGCCATCCCACGTTATTCACAAAAATGTTGAAAATGCAGGTGTCCATGACCAATTTTCCGAAGAAAGAAAGCACCCTGTCTTTTTTGTAGACTTACCCAGCAAAAATGTTAGTATGACCATTGGAGGTTTGTTACCTGGGCAGAAAACACATCTGCACCGCCATACTTATGAAACCGTACTGTATGTCATAGCGGGTAAAGGTTGGACAAAAGTGGAAGATGAGATCGTAGAATGGGAAGCTGGCGACGCTGTTTATATTCCTTCTTGGGCTTGGCATCAACATCAAAACCTGAGCGAAACAGAGCATGCTAAATATATTGCCTGCGAAAATGCTCCCCAACTCCAAAACTTAGGGGTTGCCTTGCGTGAAGAAGAAGGAAGAGATTTCTAA